The DNA segment ACAACTGGCTCGTTTTGTTTGTGAATTGAGAAGAAATGGATGAATGACTTACCGCCAGCAGGTGTTGAAAGAGAATGGTACGTCAAAAAGCAAGCATCAAGATTTTGCAAAGTTGGTCCTGTGGGTATCCTATATATGGGATACCTTCATAATGGGAAAAGCAGAAGACACATCAGTATTAACAGGTGAGTTTATACACCAAATCTTAGTTCAGTGAAGGCTGAAAGGAGAAAATCTTACCAAGCCACAGAAATCCAACTTGAAGGAGTCAGATCACAGCTCCTATACGTCTTCAGTTCGGAAAATTTAGATGCAAGGCCTGAAATCTGCAGCATTGTGGGGAAAAGATTATAAATGCTATAACACAATAAAATAGAAGACTGACACACTTCTGTTTGAAGATAAAATACTTGCCTTGTCAGCTAAAGGTTCACGACCATATGGTTGATTCCGCTCAAAATATTCAAATATAAGGAGACCGGGAGAGTTCCCTATCTCATTCTCATCGCCTGAATATTCCAAGAAAGGGTCTTTTTTTAGGGAGACATGCTTGATTCCATCAATACTTGAACCAATCATATTCTGCTGATTCCAACTTCCATGAACTTTATTGGCTACCCTTGAAGCTCCAGCTCCATATTCACTACTGTCATCACTACTTGTCTCCCTGAGAGAATCAGAATCACTTTCTTCACCTGGTCTCCTGGAAAAAATTTAAGCCCAAGATTGCTATTTGAAAGAAAATGCAGCTGATCCATACTAGTAATCCAcaaccaaatgcaccaacaaaTTAAAATGAACTAAGCTTTTAAGGAAACAGAACAGTTACTGTGTATTTCAATGATTGTCTTCTACTTCAACCTAGTTTTCACTTAGTAGGTAAGATGAGCAGCACAACAAAAAATAGAACGTTAATAACCTTGAGACATTTGCTAGATCCATCTTCTTGCACAAAGTAAACTAAATACTTTAAAGCAGTAAAGGCCGAGTCAAATAATCAACAATGGAGTTCAACTTTAAGGACTATACATGCCCGTCAGGCCGATGCCACATTACCCTGTTAAAAGTGTTCACTTGAACAATCTTTTTAGGTCACTCTTTCTGCAATAAATGTCCATAGAAGCTCATAGTTTATTTATGCAAAACCGGAAGCGCTTCAATAGCTAAATTTATAATAAAGAATATGCCTTCCATGACCAACCATAGAAAACTTATATCCTGCAATATTGCAATAGAGGAAGGTGCACGCTTTAACTTCAATTGAGTGGCAGGCCAGGGCCAGGGCCAGAAGGTTTAGATATCCACTTCTAGTTGATCTTGGTCTTTTACATAATAGATAACATTTGAGTTTataagagataaaaataaatataaaaattgcaGATTAACCAATCCCCATACTAACCAGAAGCTAGGATAAAATCACCATTCTCAAGCGAACATTTAAGAGGACAATTACAATTGAGCCAGAATCAGTAACATCTATTGCATAATGGAGATGCATCTTTCTTCTAAACAACTATAATAAATCGACACAGTATTCTGAAAGCTCTTCAACActtcttccccccccccccaaattgtCCCAAAAGTCACACATGAAGTAGTTCAAAGACCAATATGCATGAATAATTACTATTTTCGTCACATAACAAGCTTACCTCTGCTTGATAGAGGGCCTCGAAGGGTCTACATAAAGTTGAATCCCAGACAAATATGGCACATAATACTGGACAACGCAATCACTCTGATTTAAAACCAGAGGAACTCCTGCCCCATACACACTCCATTCCCCAAAAGACTCCCAAAGATCACCCAAGATGAAGTAGGGCTGCGGATCATTGTCAAGATTTCTCATCCCTTTCATGATTGTCTGCACATATACAAATGCACTGGATTAACTTGAGTATCAGGACATCAAAAGATTCAAACTGATTTTCCACAAACTTCTGCTTTGTTGCATTATGAATAAACCACTAAACAAATGAGGGGATTTGATCTTAATTACACAAAGGCATAGAGCTTAACAAACAGTACTCAAAGGTATAAAGGAAAGCCAACTTAAACTTAAAGAGTTCAATTACCAAGAAATGGCAACAATTGTTGAGCCATTATTCACTTGGATAATTTATGGAAGAAAGAAGAGATTGCAGAAAACCATTGCATTGGACCACCTTATCCATGCAGATGGTTTACACACACACGACACAATCAAGTATCTTAACACAGTCATATTCATGAGCACATGACGCTAGGTTCACTTCGATAAATTTCCTTGACTTAACAATGGTATGTCCACTTCCTGAGAATTTTGGCATGATTATATATGAGTCGAGCTTGAAGAAAGATAAGGATTCATATCGTCGACCCCAACtttgtttgggactgaggcgtaGTTGTAGTTGTTATATATTATAGGTAAACTATTTATATATTAGAAGTAAACTATAGTTACCGGCTTTAAATAATACAGTTCTCCTCATTACCATTTTTTCCCATATACAATAGTGTAAAATGTCAATACTTAGTTTAAGCTTAACCCTTCACTTCGACAATATCACAATACAAGCTCTAAAAACATTCACAAACACCTAAAATGCCAGAAACTTTATTTCAAGGCATAGTTTCTTTTTTCCCCAATACCATAAGGAtaaaacatattaattaatttcgTGGCTAATAATTGGCAAAAAAAAGAAGTGACCGTCTGCTTAAACATCCTCCCCTAGACAACAATTAATCAATGCACAAAAACGGACACAAAAGATAACTGAAACAATTTaataaaacacacaataaaataaaaaagaattagtATTCCCTGTTAAATTTGATACCTTGGGAAAAAATTGAGCAGGAACTTTAGGAGTGGTATGCTGCAAGAAGCGATCCAAATTGGTCAAATTCTCAACTCTAATCGACGAAAACGACGCCGTTGAGGATGCTCCGTCATCAGACTCGGTTCTACTCTCCGCTTCAATTCTTGACTTGGCTGCTTTCAATTTTTGCTGCTTCCTCATTGCCGGCGGACTATAAAACCGATCATCTCCTACCCGTCTCCGATTTGCAGCcattttctttttgcaaaaaaTTGAACGGCCCACAAGAGAAAATGGATCCTCAAAGATCCTAAAAGTCAAAGAAGTGGGTTTAGCAGTAGAAAGTTTGAGTCTTTGCTATAAATGGAGTACTGTAATGTAtgcaaatattttaaaaaaagtgtATTAGGAAATTGGGTAAAGTTTAGTGCTTTTTATAAAAGGGTTTAAGGGAGATTTTGAGTGATGATTTAGGGTTTTGAAGATAAGAGAGGGTGCTGGGTTTGTTAATGGCGTGGAGGGAGAAGAAGACGCGAAGAGTCGAGGCAGGGGAAAAAAAGGTTGAAAAGGAAGGTCCACCTTTAGATCCATGGACCATGCTCCAGATAATTCGAGAATAAAGAATATGTACTAATTAATTTACACAAATTACCAATTATAACAAAAATGTTACTACTTCTGTCCCATGTTATGTGATCAGTACATTTTAACTAGGTAtgagtttaaaaaagaaaaataagacttTTAAGATTCATGAATTaaaacaagtcataaaatatgtgtagctataaatcatcttattaaaaataaaataagaagttaattTAACAATTTGATAGTATTtagaaattaaatttttaaaccACCCACCACAGGtaataatgtaacgacccgaacgtTCGTTTTATGTAATTGAGCCTCGTTTTCCCTGTTTGATGTCCCCGTGtgtatatttgatatttgatgATTTACGGGGATGGTGGGATAGGTTTCGTACTTAAAAGTTAAAAGCATAACTGTTAAAGTGATTTTTAGGTTAGACAAGAATCATCAAATACGTAAATTTTAAATTTAGTTTGAATTATTATAAGAAAGATATAAACAAATTATAGATTCTACAGGAAATAGTTTCCTTTCTTTTCTACAAATAAAAAACAATTCCTTCTTCCTAAATAAATCAACTATTAAAAATTTCTTCTGCTTTTCCATTTCATCTTGTTGTAAAACAGAGAAGGAAAGGTTTTTAGAGTGAAGGAAATAGAATATAAATTgttcttgtttttaaaatttttatataaaAGATAAAAACATTCTTACAACGATATCACAGgtataattttttcaaaaaaatgaaaaaaattgtaattttttaaataaatgacaaaaatattctTAAATTAACATCACATGTATAATTTGTATCAAACTGGCAAATGatgaaaatataaatatgaataaGCATAAATTTTAGAATAAATTATGATAAATGagttttttataataatatttttgaagtatttttattttgtaaGAGGCTAATATGGTTTTACATTGATAATATTTTACATATCCATGTGATTATCTGAATTTTAGTGCGAAAAAGTAGTATTATTGAAAAAACATgtcttaaataaaaaaatatatatctagGTGAGACATACCATAAAAACAACTTCtgtaaaaatgtaaaatataatatttaactaaaaACGTTAACTGTTTGGTTATTTAGATCCCACCTAATAAGTTGAAAAATAGGGGGCATTAGGTCCAAAACATAAACCATTGTAGCCCATAAATGGTCCTTTTATTAACAGTAATTATTAAACATATCTAAAATGATTTTTTCGTtcttatacaatatttgaaacttatttatcaaaattattctaattttatatattacccgtcctaaacaaggattacttacaaattatatacattccaccttaaaaggctctcaatccattattagtgccttcaatcaagggatttagttacacccttttcctttttttctctcatctctccCCTCTTCTCTCAAGATCGAACTTATATTTAGGGATTTCTGTTTGATAATTGTTTCGTGATACATTCGCCAAAGCCATGAGATACTGCTGAAgttgccatctttctttttttgggtcttgGTTTTATGTTTTGGCggtttttttaaaatcaaatgtCTCCTTTTATTAAAACTAGGCAGAGAATAAAGTTGAGGGGTTAAAGCCCTTGGTTACATCTCAGAGATTATCAAAGTAATCTCTATCTCCTTTAATTGTCCATACCTATCAACGTGTAAACAAATGAAAGAAAGCTTTAGCTAAACACTCATGATGGCTCGAACTGAATCTCCCTCGCCttcaattgtcttattttgaatgAGGTCATCTCCCACCTATCCAGGTGAGCGAGACCTCTAGCCAGCCGTGGAAGTCTTTCATACATTGTGTAGGCGATATGATGCTTTTGGCGGTTCATATGTTCGATAAAATCATTAAGTACAATTTTATGCTACCCAGTTAATTTCTCACACCAgattcaaatctcacataaaactcagtttctccgaagtgcgaCGATGACGTTTTTAATGTGAAACTCGAAATTTCTTCACTCAAATCATTAACTTCCCATAAATATTCAAGTTTTTCCGTTCAAACAAATATGAATCAGTGCATATGTGTCGATTTGAAATtcattctctatttttctttccttaataatTCAACTGAGAAAAGAACAATGTATGGTTAcatcaacatacaaattaaaaataaatttcgtacaaatttactgcaaatttgaatatctacagtaacatacatagtaaaaataaatttttatacaactaattatatattatacaacttatttacaatttatctacaactttcatacattatttctacccagttaaatacaactacaatatcatacaacttaaatacaattttcatacaaattttatacaatatgtcttttgtatattttatat comes from the Nicotiana tabacum cultivar K326 chromosome 14, ASM71507v2, whole genome shotgun sequence genome and includes:
- the LOC107760933 gene encoding uncharacterized protein LOC107760933 isoform X1 is translated as MAANRRRVGDDRFYSPPAMRKQQKLKAAKSRIEAESRTESDDGASSTASFSSIRVENLTNLDRFLQHTTPKVPAQFFPKTIMKGMRNLDNDPQPYFILGDLWESFGEWSVYGAGVPLVLNQSDCVVQYYVPYLSGIQLYVDPSRPSIKQRRPGEESDSDSLRETSSDDSSEYGAGASRVANKVHGSWNQQNMIGSSIDGIKHVSLKKDPFLEYSGDENEIGNSPGLLIFEYFERNQPYGREPLADKISGLASKFSELKTYRSCDLTPSSWISVAWYPIYRIPTGPTLQNLDACFLTYHSLSTPAGVSRTDWPQQHGTTISRGIVGTGTSAKLPLPTFGLASYKFQVPFWFPDGVNECQKVNSLLRAADNWLRLLQVNHPDYSFFVSHNSYRR
- the LOC107760933 gene encoding uncharacterized protein LOC107760933 isoform X2 yields the protein MAANRRRVGDDRFYSPPAMRKQQKLKAAKSRIEAESRTESDDGASSTASFSSIRVENLTNLDRFLQHTTPKVPAQFFPKTIMKGMRNLDNDPQPYFILGDLWESFGEWSVYGAGVPLVLNQSDCVVQYYVPYLSGIQLYVDPSRPSIKQRETSSDDSSEYGAGASRVANKVHGSWNQQNMIGSSIDGIKHVSLKKDPFLEYSGDENEIGNSPGLLIFEYFERNQPYGREPLADKISGLASKFSELKTYRSCDLTPSSWISVAWYPIYRIPTGPTLQNLDACFLTYHSLSTPAGVSRTDWPQQHGTTISRGIVGTGTSAKLPLPTFGLASYKFQVPFWFPDGVNECQKVNSLLRAADNWLRLLQVNHPDYSFFVSHNSYRR